In Sphingobacterium zeae, one genomic interval encodes:
- a CDS encoding class I SAM-dependent methyltransferase: MNTVELFENERASGYDQFVETWIPNYHYFLDQLPKLLREIEHKDLLVVGCGTGNEIERFVDTSESWKITGVDPSPEMISQAREKFEADEHVNLVEGLVSDLDEGKQYGAATLLLVLHFLKDDGQKLGMLQDICKRMMSQAPLLLLDITGNKEQIQQNLRLLKLLLPKGIDETQIAQRLRRIEHELLHVSEERLAQLCEEAGFEPPVRFFQSSIYMGWITRKKDIISFS; this comes from the coding sequence ATGAATACAGTAGAACTGTTTGAAAATGAGCGTGCAAGTGGCTATGATCAATTTGTTGAAACCTGGATCCCCAATTACCATTATTTTTTAGATCAGCTGCCTAAGCTCCTTCGCGAAATAGAGCACAAAGACTTATTAGTGGTCGGATGTGGTACAGGAAATGAAATCGAACGTTTTGTCGACACATCGGAATCTTGGAAAATAACAGGCGTTGATCCCTCACCCGAGATGATAAGTCAAGCGAGGGAAAAATTTGAAGCGGATGAGCATGTTAATCTTGTGGAAGGTTTGGTAAGTGATTTGGATGAAGGAAAACAATATGGCGCCGCGACACTTTTGCTAGTATTACACTTTTTAAAAGACGATGGCCAAAAATTGGGTATGTTGCAAGATATTTGCAAAAGAATGATGTCTCAAGCACCATTATTGTTATTAGACATTACGGGCAATAAGGAGCAAATTCAGCAAAACTTGCGGCTGTTGAAACTTCTTCTGCCTAAAGGTATAGATGAAACACAGATCGCTCAAAGATTGCGACGAATCGAACATGAATTGTTGCATGTTTCTGAAGAGCGCTTAGCACAACTCTGCGAAGAAGCTGGATTTGAACCTCCTGTTCGGTTCTTTCAATCCTCAATATACATGGGCTGGATAACCCGTAAAAAAGATATTATTTCCTTTTCATAG